A region of the Procambarus clarkii isolate CNS0578487 chromosome 29, FALCON_Pclarkii_2.0, whole genome shotgun sequence genome:
AAGGGGGAAGGGGGTACGGATGTGTTAAGAGGGGGATATAGGGATGTTATTTCCTCAACTCAGGCATTCGATTTGCCACACACAAAAAGAAGTTAGGAGGATCTCGATCCcagatcctgttccttatataccGAGGTCCTACCATCCTCGGTAAACCCACCcacccatgtgtcaactttgtgaaagagaaaacatgcactctcttgaacattatattgtagaatgtcccatactgactgactttcgccctcctgggctaaggtatgctgaactctgtagttactatatgagtactggaacacttgatgatatattggacttgtatccaaaattgaccatgtaatgtatcaatcatacaatgtatgtatgtgatgtaactatataacctgagcttgtaaaagcaccttcatcaccttcagtgattaagtgcttaattgcacactagtttctttatcagctacctcaccctgtcagggtaaatgagacaaatgtatgtgaatgcatgtatgtgtgtatatatgtatgtgtatgtgtgtgtgtgtatgaatatgtatgggtataaagcatatatggaagctgatcagaattacatttcacctttgtgaatgtacattaatgacactatgtaaaagacacatctaatactttatgtagggcgtacgtaaatctgtgtatctttgtatttacgtatgtaggttagcttagcattttaaaagcaccgaatcaccttctgtggttgagtgttcaataaacccctgaactgtatgtttaacacttctctaaccctgtccatggaggacagaagaaaatgtatatatgctggttagcattgtaaatgtgtggccacgtctgtggtagaaaataataataataaaaaaaaaaaaaaaaaaaaaaaaaaaaaacccttcGTTAAGTTCTTGGCGTGTGAGTCACCTCAGAGTTTACGTCAGCGGTAAGCGGTATTCCCTTGGTTTACAAACTtagtttagtttccacaatttccTGATGCGTGTGTGTGGTATTCCACAGACCTTTGTGTGGTAGCCAAAGCTCCCGATAAAGTGCCACGAAGTTCCTAACGTGTGTGCCAGGAACTTCGAGGCACATGTCAACGAGGTAGTTGACATGTGCGTGGTAGTTACCAAAGTTCCTGAGAGATATGACACCAAAAGTTCCTAGCGTGCGTATTACTCCAAATTCCTGTGGAGGGCAACATTCCTAATGTTTCAAGTCCCGAGCAAATCAGTAACATCCCAGAATGCTACATCCCAGAATATAGCATGCTAGGATGCTGCTTCCCAGGATACAGCATGCCAAGATGCTGCATCCCAGGATACAGCATCTCAGGATGCTGCATCCCAGAATACAGCATGCCAGGATGCTGCATCCCAGGATACAGCATGTCAGGATGCTGCATCCCAGGATACAGCATCTCAGGATGCTGCATCCCAGAATACAGCATGCCAGGATGCTGCATGCCAGGATACAGCATGCCAGGATGCTGCATCCCAGGATACAGCATGCCAGGATGCTGCATGCCAGGATACAGCATCTCAGGATGCTGCATCCCAGAATACAGCATGCCAGGATGCTGCATCCCAGGATACAGCATGCCAGGATGCTGCATCCCAGGATACAGCATCTCAGGATGCTGCATCCCAGAATACAGCATGCCAGGATGCTGCATGCCAGGATACAGCATGCCAGGATGCTGCATCCCAGGATACAGCATGCCAGGATGCTGCATCCCAGGATACAGCATGCCACGATGCTGCATCCCAGGATACAGCATGCCAGGATGCTGCATCCCAGAATACAGCATGCCAGGATGCTGCATCCCAGGATACAGCATGCCAGGATGCTGCATCCCAGGATACAGCATCTCAGGATGCTGCATCCCAGAATACAGCATGCCAGGATGCTGCATGCCAGGATACAGCATGCCAGGATGCTGCATCCCAGGATACAGCATGCCAGGATGCTGCATCCCAGGATACAGCATGCCACGATGCTGCATCCCAGGATACAGCATGCCAGGATGCTGCATCCCAGGATACAGCATGCCACGATGCAGCATCCCAGGATACAGCATGCCAGGATGCTGCATCCCAGGATACAGCATGCCAGGATGCTGCATCCCAGGATACAGCATGCCAGGATGCTGCATCCCAGAATACAGCATGCCAGGATGCTGCATCCCAGAATACAGCATGCCAGGATGCTGCTGGAAGAGATGAGAACAGGAAAAAGAGATAACGGGACAGAGGGAGGAAAGAAaaggaataataacaataattacctACCTAAACCTCGTATTAAATTTTATTTTGGTCTATTAAAACGCAACTATGCATTGTTATCTGCAAATAATAACTGCGTATTATCCTAAAATAACATACCTATGTATATTATTATCTGTAATAACATAATTATgtatattgctatctaaaataagatAGCAAGGTATATTATCTATAATAACATAACTAATTACAAAGTGTCAATACTTGTGTATGCAAAGTGTCAGTACTTTCATACACACTGTATATATTTGTTTAAACAAAGTATTAATAGTCGTGTAAATAAAGGGTCTTTACTTGTTTAAAAAAAAGTGTTGGAACTTATGTAAACAAAGTTCTGGTGGGCTCATTTTGGTGCAGCATAACACTGGGGAAAAATGGGAATGATTCTTTAGAAAACGGGAAACGGGGATATAAAAGAGTAGAAAACGGGGACAGGCAGAATAGAAAACGGAGACAGAGAAGTAGAAAATGGAGACAGAAGAGTAGAAAACGGAAACAGAATAGTAGAAAACGGAAACAGAATAGTAGAAAACGGAAACAGAAGAGTAGAAAAcggaaacagaagagtaagaaAACGGAGACAGAAAAGCAGAAAAcggaaacagaagagtaagaaAGCGGAAACAGAATAGTAGAAaacgaagacagaagagtaagaaaacggaaacagaagagtaagaaAGCGGAAACAGAAAAGCAGAAAACGGAAACAGAATAGTAGAAAACAGAAACAGAAGCGTAGAAAACGGGGACTGGACGATAATATGGATGAACTCAAGTAACTACCGAGGTGTATGTAAGCAAAAATGAACCTACTGAAGAATGGGTGGAAAAAGCCACACCGCTGGCTGAGCAGGAGATAAAATAAGGGAAGCCGCAACAATTACATGAAAGGGTATAAAGGGAGAATGACCTTAATGGGGGAAGAAGACATAGCAATCccgtaaaaaaaaataacaggaaCCAAAAAAAATGGAACTGAAGATGGTGTAATGGAAGACAGACTCACA
Encoded here:
- the LOC138369593 gene encoding glutamine-rich protein 2-like — encoded protein: MLYSGMQHPGMLYSGMQHPGMLYPGMQHPGMLYPGMQHPGMLYPGMLHRGMLYPGMQHPGMLYPGMQHRGMLYPGMQHPGMLYPGMQHPGMLYPGMQHPGMLYSGMQHPEMLYPGMQHPGMLYPGMQHPGMLYSGMQHPGMLYPGMQHRGMLYPGMQHPGMLYPGMQHPGMLYPGMQHPGMLYSGMQHPEMLYPGMQHPGMLYPGMQHPGMLYSGMQHPEMLYPGMQHPGMLYPGMQHPGMLYPGMQHPGMLYSGMQHPEMLYPGMQHPDMLYPGMQHPGMLYSGMQHPEMLYPGMQHLGMLYPGKQHPSMLYSGM